One Polynucleobacter sp. MG-5-Ahmo-C2 genomic window carries:
- a CDS encoding potassium transporter Kup: MSVSNPEFSESSLLRPVEISRGDHPHKKGASVALMFAAIGVVFGDIGTSPLYALKECFSAEHGIPFSTDAVYGVISMVFWAFAVVVSLKYVLFVMRANNHGEGGILALMALALRTAPSGSKRSYLIVMAGVFGACMFYGDAIITPAISVLSAVEGLEVISPDLARYVMPITIFILVALFVIQKTGTDVVGKLFGPIMMVWFLTIGLMGAYQIIENPAIFAAVNPIYAIRFLIEHSLQGFIVLGAVFLVLTGAEALYADMGHFGLKPIRMGWFFIVMPSLLLNYFGQGAMFLSNPETIGNPFFLMVPEAFVFPLVILATLATVIASQAVISGAFSMTSQAILLGFVPRMKVRHTSDREIGQIYMPLVNWALLVLVIVVVLAFKKSENLAAAYGIAVTTTMIITTFLAAIVMRVVWRWNTFLVTFVISAFLVVDFAFLTANLLKIMEGGWFPLLLGAVCFMFLMTWYQGRKILRQNAMSNGIELKGFIDALMMHPPHRVEGTAIFLTAHVDYVPVSFMHNLKHNHVLHERVFFLKVSIWDVPYVKDEERITLRDLGNGIYVVRAVYGFNETPDMGQIIGLIEKSSSLKFDLMSTSFFLSRDTIVSTEIPGMAMWRERLFCWMYQNAGRQSDFFKIPANRLVELGAKVEI, translated from the coding sequence ATGTCGGTTAGTAATCCTGAGTTTTCCGAATCATCCTTGCTAAGGCCCGTTGAGATCTCTCGCGGTGATCACCCTCATAAAAAAGGCGCTTCAGTAGCCTTGATGTTTGCTGCGATTGGTGTGGTCTTTGGCGATATTGGCACCAGCCCTTTGTATGCGCTTAAAGAATGTTTTAGTGCAGAGCATGGCATTCCATTTTCCACTGATGCTGTTTACGGCGTTATTTCAATGGTCTTCTGGGCTTTTGCCGTTGTGGTTTCCTTAAAATATGTTTTGTTTGTGATGCGTGCAAATAATCATGGTGAGGGCGGAATCTTAGCGCTGATGGCGCTTGCATTGCGAACAGCGCCCTCTGGATCAAAGCGCTCTTATCTTATTGTAATGGCGGGTGTCTTTGGTGCCTGCATGTTTTATGGTGACGCCATCATTACCCCAGCCATCTCAGTGCTTTCTGCAGTTGAAGGTTTGGAAGTGATATCCCCCGATCTGGCCCGCTATGTCATGCCAATCACCATTTTTATTCTGGTAGCACTCTTTGTGATTCAGAAAACAGGCACCGATGTTGTGGGTAAACTGTTTGGCCCGATCATGATGGTCTGGTTTCTGACTATCGGGCTAATGGGTGCGTATCAAATTATTGAGAATCCCGCTATTTTTGCTGCGGTTAACCCAATTTATGCCATTCGATTTTTGATTGAGCATTCATTGCAAGGCTTCATTGTTTTGGGCGCTGTATTTCTAGTATTGACAGGTGCTGAGGCTTTATATGCCGACATGGGCCACTTTGGGCTGAAGCCCATTCGCATGGGTTGGTTCTTTATTGTCATGCCGAGTTTGCTCTTAAATTACTTTGGCCAAGGCGCTATGTTTTTGAGTAATCCAGAAACGATTGGCAACCCCTTCTTCTTGATGGTTCCAGAGGCATTTGTTTTCCCACTGGTTATTTTGGCTACCTTGGCAACAGTCATTGCCTCTCAAGCCGTTATCTCAGGTGCTTTTTCAATGACTAGTCAAGCTATTTTGCTTGGCTTTGTGCCGCGAATGAAAGTGCGTCACACTTCGGATCGAGAAATCGGTCAGATTTACATGCCCTTGGTTAACTGGGCCTTGTTGGTCTTGGTGATTGTTGTCGTTTTGGCATTCAAGAAATCCGAGAACTTGGCGGCCGCTTATGGCATTGCTGTGACCACCACAATGATCATTACTACCTTCTTAGCTGCGATTGTGATGCGTGTAGTGTGGCGTTGGAATACTTTCCTGGTTACTTTCGTCATCAGCGCTTTCTTGGTGGTTGACTTTGCTTTCTTGACTGCAAATCTGCTGAAGATTATGGAGGGTGGATGGTTCCCATTACTCTTAGGCGCCGTTTGCTTTATGTTCTTGATGACTTGGTATCAGGGTCGCAAAATATTGCGTCAGAATGCAATGAGCAATGGCATTGAACTCAAAGGCTTTATTGACGCCCTGATGATGCATCCACCGCATCGTGTGGAGGGCACAGCAATTTTTCTAACGGCGCACGTTGATTACGTCCCAGTTTCCTTCATGCATAACCTGAAGCACAACCATGTACTTCATGAAAGAGTCTTCTTCTTGAAGGTAAGCATTTGGGATGTGCCATACGTAAAAGATGAGGAGCGCATTACCTTGCGCGATCTTGGAAATGGCATCTATGTAGTGCGCGCAGTTTATGGTTTTAATGAAACGCCAGACATGGGTCAGATTATCGGGTTGATTGAAAAATCTTCCAGTCTGAAGTTTGACTTAATGAGTACCTCATTCTTCTTGTCTCGTGACACTATTGTTTCAACAGAAATTCCAGGTATGGCGATGTGGCGTGAGCGTTTGTTTTGTTGGATGTATCAAAATGCGGGTCGTCAATCAGACTTCTTTAAGATTCCTGCGAATCGCTTGGTTGAATTGGGCGCGAAGGTGGAAATTTGA
- the radA gene encoding DNA repair protein RadA: protein MAKVKTVYICQSCGGTSAKWQGQCPSCQAWNTMEEGLPETTSNSRFQGLAQSLPRQKLSAITAEDLPRFSTGVEEFDRVLGGGLVPGGVVLLGGDPGIGKSTLLLQALAEMSSAGMNVLYSSGEESAAQIALRAKRIALDAPQLEVLAEIQLEKLISIMDTVKPQVLVVDSIQTLYSEVLSSAPGSVAQVRECAAQLTRAAKSSGICVLMVGHVTKDGHLAGPRVLEHIVDTVLYFEGDTHSSFRLVRSIKNRFGAVNELGVFAMTEKGLRGVTNPSAIFLSQHEQMVPGACVLVTQEGSRPLLVEIQALVDTAHVPNPRRLAVGLEQARLAMLLAVLHRHAGIACFDQDVFLNAVGGVKISEPAADLAVLLAIQSSIRNRALPKELIVFGEVGLAGEIRPCPRGQERLKEAAKLGFTVAIIPKANMPKAKIPGLKLIPVERIDQAIAAAAELN, encoded by the coding sequence TTGGCTAAAGTCAAAACGGTTTATATCTGCCAGTCTTGTGGCGGCACTTCTGCAAAGTGGCAAGGACAATGCCCATCTTGCCAGGCGTGGAACACGATGGAAGAGGGCTTGCCTGAAACAACATCTAATTCTCGTTTTCAGGGGTTGGCGCAATCTTTGCCTAGGCAAAAACTTTCTGCTATTACTGCTGAGGACTTGCCAAGATTCAGTACCGGCGTTGAAGAGTTTGATCGCGTCTTGGGCGGCGGCTTAGTTCCTGGCGGCGTGGTTCTTTTGGGCGGCGATCCTGGTATTGGAAAATCAACCTTGTTATTGCAAGCCTTAGCAGAGATGAGTTCTGCCGGTATGAATGTGCTCTACAGTAGTGGTGAAGAATCGGCTGCCCAGATTGCCTTGCGTGCAAAACGAATTGCATTAGATGCTCCGCAATTGGAAGTCTTAGCAGAAATTCAGTTAGAAAAACTCATTTCGATTATGGATACCGTTAAGCCACAAGTATTGGTGGTGGATTCTATACAAACTTTGTACTCCGAAGTGCTCAGCTCTGCCCCTGGATCTGTAGCGCAAGTGCGTGAGTGTGCTGCGCAATTGACAAGAGCCGCTAAATCCAGTGGTATCTGCGTGCTGATGGTGGGTCACGTTACCAAAGATGGTCATCTAGCTGGTCCAAGGGTCCTAGAACATATTGTGGATACTGTTTTGTACTTTGAGGGTGATACCCATTCTTCGTTTCGACTGGTGCGCTCGATTAAGAATCGTTTTGGTGCCGTTAATGAGCTGGGTGTATTTGCAATGACCGAAAAAGGTTTGCGCGGCGTCACCAACCCTTCTGCAATTTTTCTCTCTCAGCACGAGCAGATGGTTCCAGGAGCATGCGTTTTAGTGACGCAAGAAGGTAGCAGACCATTGCTTGTAGAAATTCAGGCGCTAGTAGATACCGCTCACGTTCCTAATCCAAGGCGCTTGGCAGTTGGTTTAGAACAAGCTCGCTTAGCAATGCTCTTAGCTGTCTTGCATCGTCATGCGGGTATAGCTTGCTTTGATCAAGATGTATTCCTGAATGCGGTGGGCGGCGTCAAAATCTCTGAGCCTGCAGCTGACTTAGCGGTATTGCTAGCTATTCAGTCATCGATCCGAAATCGCGCTCTACCTAAAGAGTTGATTGTGTTTGGTGAGGTTGGCTTAGCAGGGGAGATTCGTCCATGCCCGCGTGGTCAAGAACGTTTAAAAGAAGCGGCCAAGCTGGGTTTTACAGTAGCCATTATTCCAAAAGCGAATATGCCTAAGGCTAAGATTCCAGGATTAAAGCTTATTCCGGTGGAGCGTATTGATCAGGCTATTGCTGCCGCAGCAGAATTGAACTGA
- the prmB gene encoding 50S ribosomal protein L3 N(5)-glutamine methyltransferase yields MDPEPQQSLTVNQCIDQIAQKLEAANLHYGHGAIDAQSEALWLVSKQLGLSPTETLDHLEDSITNEQQQKAIAVADERISTRKPLAYILGEAWLMGVPFFCSEQSIVPRSWIAELIVDGSLEPWLPADGKALDLCTGNGSLAVLLALSCPDIHVSACDISMPALSVAARNVDRHGLSSQVELMDGDLWNALPEPNEDNLFDLIICNPPYVNANSMSTLPTEYHAEPVLALAGGDDGMDLIRRIIAHAPDYLSERGAILIEIGNEYENFKKAFPQIPVIWMEVSAGEEQVLLIQAEDLR; encoded by the coding sequence ATGGACCCTGAGCCTCAGCAATCTCTTACAGTCAATCAGTGCATTGATCAAATTGCACAAAAACTTGAAGCAGCAAACTTGCATTATGGGCATGGCGCTATTGATGCACAAAGTGAAGCCTTGTGGCTTGTTAGCAAGCAACTGGGGTTAAGTCCAACTGAAACACTGGATCACTTAGAAGACTCCATCACAAACGAGCAACAGCAAAAAGCGATTGCTGTTGCTGACGAAAGAATCTCCACACGCAAACCACTTGCCTACATCTTGGGTGAAGCTTGGCTAATGGGTGTGCCTTTTTTTTGCAGCGAGCAAAGCATTGTTCCCCGATCATGGATTGCAGAACTGATTGTGGATGGCTCTTTGGAGCCTTGGTTACCTGCAGACGGCAAAGCGCTTGATTTATGTACGGGCAATGGCTCACTAGCGGTTCTATTGGCACTCTCTTGCCCCGATATTCATGTGAGTGCATGCGACATCAGCATGCCAGCTTTATCTGTTGCTGCGCGTAATGTAGATCGCCATGGCCTCAGCTCTCAAGTGGAATTAATGGATGGCGATTTATGGAACGCATTGCCTGAGCCCAATGAAGACAATTTGTTCGATCTGATCATTTGCAACCCACCGTATGTAAATGCCAACTCAATGAGTACGCTTCCTACTGAATATCATGCTGAGCCAGTCCTGGCGCTGGCAGGTGGAGATGATGGTATGGATTTAATCAGAAGAATAATTGCGCATGCGCCTGATTATCTATCTGAGCGTGGCGCTATTCTGATTGAGATTGGTAACGAATATGAGAACTTCAAAAAAGCTTTTCCCCAAATTCCAGTGATCTGGATGGAAGTTTCTGCTGGTGAAGAACAAGTCCTATTGATTCAGGCAGAAGACCTGCGTTAG
- the dapE gene encoding succinyl-diaminopimelate desuccinylase, with amino-acid sequence MSATLELTEALIACHSVTPTDGGCQELIAKRLQALGFHTESVVSGPDHFQVTNLWAIKKGKAGDQGKVLMFAGHTDVVPTGPLEKWTSNPFSPTIRDGMLYGRGAADMKTSLAGFVVAAEEFVTAHPDHQGSIAFLITSDEEGPANDGTVIMCERLQKHGQRLDYCVIGEPTSVDQLGDMIKNGRRGSLSGKLKVKGIQAHIAYPHLGKNPIHLSAPAISALVETEWDKGNEYFQPTSFQISNIHAGTGANNVIPGELTIDFNFRFSTESKPEQLRERLERVLSNASLDFEIDWVLGGSPFITGDGDLAGALRKAIKAETSIDTELSTTGGTSDGRFIAKICKEVVEFGPLNATSHKIDECVIVDDVEPLKNIYRKTLEQLIA; translated from the coding sequence ATGAGCGCCACCCTTGAGCTCACAGAAGCTCTGATTGCCTGTCATTCGGTTACCCCGACAGACGGCGGCTGCCAAGAATTAATCGCAAAACGCTTACAAGCCCTCGGCTTTCATACTGAGAGCGTTGTGAGTGGTCCCGATCACTTTCAGGTGACCAATCTGTGGGCTATTAAAAAAGGTAAAGCTGGTGACCAGGGCAAAGTACTCATGTTTGCAGGTCACACTGACGTTGTGCCAACCGGGCCATTAGAAAAGTGGACCAGCAACCCATTCTCACCAACAATCCGTGATGGCATGCTTTATGGCCGTGGCGCGGCAGACATGAAAACTTCTCTTGCTGGCTTTGTGGTTGCCGCTGAAGAGTTTGTCACGGCTCACCCAGATCATCAAGGCTCTATTGCCTTCTTAATCACAAGTGATGAAGAAGGCCCTGCGAATGATGGCACGGTCATTATGTGCGAGCGTTTACAAAAACACGGACAACGTCTGGACTATTGTGTGATTGGCGAACCCACTTCTGTAGATCAACTCGGCGACATGATTAAGAACGGTCGTCGTGGCTCCTTATCTGGAAAGCTAAAAGTGAAAGGTATTCAGGCGCACATCGCCTATCCCCACTTGGGCAAGAACCCTATTCATCTCTCCGCCCCCGCAATTTCCGCGTTAGTAGAAACCGAATGGGATAAGGGTAATGAGTATTTTCAACCCACCAGCTTTCAAATCTCCAATATTCACGCTGGCACTGGTGCCAATAATGTGATTCCTGGTGAGCTGACGATTGATTTCAACTTCCGATTCTCTACCGAGAGTAAGCCAGAGCAATTGCGTGAGCGCCTTGAGAGAGTTTTAAGTAACGCTAGTCTTGATTTTGAAATCGATTGGGTATTGGGTGGTAGTCCATTCATTACGGGTGATGGTGACCTAGCAGGCGCTTTACGCAAAGCGATTAAAGCGGAGACCAGTATTGATACAGAGCTATCAACCACTGGCGGCACCAGCGATGGTCGTTTTATTGCAAAGATTTGCAAAGAAGTTGTCGAGTTTGGCCCCCTTAATGCTACTAGCCACAAAATCGACGAGTGCGTCATTGTTGATGATGTGGAGCCGCTCAAAAATATTTATCGCAAAACACTTGAGCAACTTATTGCTTAA
- the dapD gene encoding 2,3,4,5-tetrahydropyridine-2,6-dicarboxylate N-succinyltransferase: MSQSPQSIIEQAWENRANLSPDRVPGDVRGAVNAVLEGLNNGTIRVAERRSVGKWEVNQWVKKAVLLSFRLEDNVPMGAGGYTQFYDKVPSKFQNYTAADFAAGGFRVVPPAVARRGSFIGKNAVLMPSYVNIGAYVGEGTMVDTWATVGSCAQIGKNVHLSGGVGIGGVLEPIQAGPVIIEDNCFIGARSEVVEGVVIEENAVLSMGVYIGQSTKIYDRETGEVHYGRVPAGSVVVPGSLPSACGKYSLYAAIIVKKVDAQTRAKTAINELLRD; encoded by the coding sequence ATGAGCCAATCACCACAAAGCATCATCGAACAAGCCTGGGAAAACCGCGCAAACCTCTCACCAGATAGAGTGCCGGGCGATGTCCGCGGCGCCGTCAATGCCGTCCTAGAGGGCCTGAATAACGGCACTATTCGCGTAGCTGAACGTCGTAGCGTTGGAAAATGGGAGGTAAATCAGTGGGTTAAGAAGGCTGTTTTGCTCTCCTTCCGACTTGAGGACAACGTCCCTATGGGCGCAGGTGGCTACACCCAGTTTTACGACAAGGTACCCAGCAAGTTCCAGAACTACACCGCGGCTGACTTTGCTGCCGGCGGCTTTCGGGTGGTACCCCCTGCTGTAGCCCGTCGTGGCTCATTTATTGGTAAAAATGCAGTTTTAATGCCTTCTTACGTCAATATTGGCGCTTATGTAGGGGAAGGCACCATGGTTGACACCTGGGCAACCGTAGGCTCTTGCGCACAAATCGGCAAAAACGTTCACCTTTCTGGTGGAGTAGGTATCGGCGGTGTTTTGGAGCCCATCCAGGCTGGTCCAGTAATTATTGAAGATAACTGCTTCATTGGAGCTCGCTCCGAAGTGGTTGAAGGCGTGGTCATAGAAGAGAATGCTGTTCTCTCTATGGGCGTCTATATTGGCCAAAGCACAAAAATTTATGACCGTGAAACTGGTGAAGTGCATTACGGCCGCGTTCCAGCAGGTTCTGTAGTAGTTCCAGGCTCCCTGCCCTCTGCTTGCGGTAAATACAGTTTGTATGCTGCAATCATCGTGAAAAAGGTTGATGCTCAAACAAGAGCGAAGACTGCCATCAACGAACTACTTCGCGACTAA
- the smc gene encoding chromosome segregation protein SMC, translating into MQLKSIKLSGFKSFVDPTHFEMPGQLIGVVGPNGCGKSNIIDAVRWVLGESRASELRGESMQDVIFNGSGLRKPSGRASVELLFDNSDGRAQGQWSAFTELGVKRVLTRDGNSSYYVNNQVVRRKDIQDIFLGTGMGPRGYAIIGQGTINRILEAKPEELRVFLEEAAGVSKYKERRKETASRLEDTVENLTRVEDILRELDQQLTRLEKQATVAERHAELSTQMKSQQQLLWFVRQTEAGKEQERHANGIRDTQVNLEEQTAKLRHAEAELETMRTQQYALQDKVSEAQGDLYQTNSDVSQVESQIHYVQEARQRLQQQTQDLQAQLQRWTVQETDAAQAQRTTEHELSEAEEKEQSLLTNLNGLQEQMPSREEVYQTSARELNNVRESLASIEQRLASLGERIRAMSAQSDELKGRETRLTSELDGMRRPDAEALQMAIDRQAMAQRKVDEAKQRAADTQQRVPAADEARNAAQQKIQSANQDLAQTEAKLTALTALQASVQAQGKIGPWLESKGLKESKRLWQELKVESGWEAALESVLRERLAAVTAKSVQETLALANDAPPSRLAILLTEEITPAHTVVPADFTPLLTRVQSSGAARLTSVLQEWLDNIYIASSLEDALHRREKLPVGGAFVTQQGHLVSRVSVQLYAADSEQAGMLARAQEMESLEKQLRAQKLMQSELQGDLDQCVANYQAAHQAAEQARIHAEHAVQEAHGFEVERMQLTQAEEQYSQRAAQIQSELSELRQQMEQLSTNQEQSAAEFAQSEQSKQGLQESLQSAQEKLELSTQERDRLRESLRAAEMAAQEAAFATRSLQQRIADLQRDQSTARTQIMEIQDKHDLASQELATLSDEEAQDKLQGLLLARSAREAALANARTEQDALLHQLREADEARMQVERGLQPMRDKVVDLQLREQAARLNFEQFATLLSDAEADLTALEANFSPDLKVGALQTEVNRLNAEIQSLGPVNMAALDELSSSRERKQFLDAQSADLNEAMQTLTDAIAKIDAETRDLLQGTFDQVNGHFGKLFPELFGGGHAELVMTGEEILDAGVQVMAQPPGKKNSSIYLLSGGEKALTAIALVFSLFLLNPAPFCLLDEVDAPLDDANTLRYAQLVAKMSDKTQFLFISHNKITMEIAHQLIGVTMQEQGVSRIVAVDISSAVSMVEAA; encoded by the coding sequence GTGCAACTGAAATCGATCAAACTTTCCGGCTTCAAGTCTTTTGTTGACCCAACCCATTTTGAAATGCCTGGCCAATTGATTGGCGTTGTAGGTCCTAACGGTTGCGGAAAGTCGAACATTATTGACGCCGTCCGTTGGGTTTTGGGTGAATCCCGCGCGAGTGAACTGCGTGGCGAGTCTATGCAGGACGTTATTTTTAATGGTTCTGGTTTGCGCAAGCCCTCTGGTCGTGCCAGCGTGGAACTCCTTTTTGACAATTCAGACGGAAGAGCTCAGGGTCAATGGAGCGCATTTACTGAGTTGGGTGTGAAACGGGTTCTGACGCGTGATGGTAACTCTAGTTACTACGTCAACAATCAGGTGGTGCGTCGTAAGGATATTCAAGACATTTTCTTGGGTACTGGCATGGGCCCTAGAGGTTACGCCATTATTGGACAGGGTACGATCAATCGTATCTTGGAAGCAAAACCAGAAGAATTGCGCGTTTTCTTGGAAGAGGCTGCTGGTGTTTCTAAATATAAAGAGCGTCGCAAAGAAACTGCATCCCGTTTAGAAGACACTGTAGAAAACTTAACACGTGTTGAAGACATCTTGCGTGAGCTCGATCAGCAATTAACTCGCTTGGAGAAGCAGGCCACTGTTGCCGAACGTCATGCTGAGCTTTCCACTCAAATGAAATCGCAACAGCAGTTACTTTGGTTTGTTCGTCAGACCGAGGCTGGTAAAGAGCAAGAGCGTCATGCTAATGGTATTCGTGATACCCAGGTGAACTTGGAGGAGCAGACTGCCAAGCTGCGTCATGCTGAAGCCGAACTAGAGACTATGCGTACCCAGCAGTACGCCTTACAAGATAAGGTTTCTGAGGCGCAAGGTGATTTGTATCAAACTAACTCTGATGTTAGTCAAGTTGAATCACAGATTCATTATGTGCAAGAAGCGCGCCAGCGTTTGCAACAGCAAACTCAAGATTTACAAGCGCAGCTACAGCGTTGGACCGTTCAAGAGACGGATGCTGCCCAAGCGCAACGCACTACCGAGCATGAATTAAGTGAGGCAGAAGAAAAAGAACAATCCTTATTGACCAATCTAAATGGTTTGCAAGAGCAAATGCCAAGCCGTGAAGAGGTTTATCAAACATCTGCGCGCGAGCTAAACAATGTGCGTGAGAGTTTGGCGTCGATTGAGCAGCGCTTAGCAAGTTTGGGTGAGCGTATTCGTGCGATGTCTGCACAATCCGATGAATTAAAAGGGCGCGAGACTCGTCTCACTAGTGAGTTAGATGGTATGCGTAGACCTGATGCTGAGGCTTTGCAAATGGCAATTGATCGCCAAGCTATGGCTCAGCGCAAGGTTGATGAGGCTAAGCAGCGTGCAGCCGATACTCAACAACGCGTACCAGCTGCTGACGAGGCGCGGAATGCCGCTCAACAAAAGATTCAGTCTGCAAATCAGGATCTCGCACAAACTGAGGCGAAATTAACGGCGCTCACGGCGCTGCAAGCAAGCGTACAAGCCCAAGGCAAGATTGGCCCTTGGTTAGAAAGCAAGGGTCTAAAAGAGAGTAAGCGCCTTTGGCAAGAGTTGAAAGTTGAAAGTGGCTGGGAAGCTGCTTTGGAATCGGTATTGCGTGAGCGTTTAGCTGCAGTTACCGCAAAGAGTGTTCAAGAAACATTGGCCTTGGCTAATGACGCACCCCCAAGTCGTTTGGCAATTTTGCTAACCGAAGAAATTACGCCTGCTCATACGGTAGTTCCTGCAGATTTCACACCATTACTCACTCGTGTTCAAAGTTCTGGTGCAGCACGCCTGACTTCAGTACTGCAAGAGTGGTTAGATAATATTTACATTGCGAGCAGTCTTGAGGATGCTTTGCATCGTCGTGAGAAATTACCAGTTGGAGGCGCTTTCGTCACCCAGCAAGGCCATCTGGTTAGTCGTGTAAGTGTTCAGCTTTATGCCGCAGATTCTGAGCAAGCTGGCATGTTGGCTCGTGCGCAAGAAATGGAAAGTCTCGAGAAGCAATTGCGCGCTCAAAAACTAATGCAAAGCGAGTTGCAGGGCGATCTAGACCAATGTGTAGCGAATTATCAGGCAGCGCATCAAGCAGCAGAACAGGCTCGTATTCATGCTGAGCATGCTGTTCAAGAGGCGCATGGTTTTGAAGTTGAAAGAATGCAGCTGACTCAAGCTGAAGAACAATATAGCCAGCGTGCCGCACAAATTCAGAGTGAGCTGTCAGAGTTGCGTCAGCAAATGGAGCAACTCAGCACAAACCAAGAGCAGTCTGCTGCAGAGTTTGCGCAATCAGAGCAATCAAAACAGGGGCTTCAAGAGTCTCTTCAGTCAGCTCAAGAGAAATTAGAGCTTTCTACTCAAGAGCGTGATCGCTTGCGTGAATCTCTACGTGCTGCCGAGATGGCTGCGCAGGAAGCGGCATTTGCAACTCGCTCATTACAGCAGCGCATTGCTGATTTGCAACGCGATCAAAGCACAGCGCGTACTCAGATCATGGAGATTCAGGATAAACATGACTTGGCTTCCCAAGAATTAGCAACCTTAAGCGATGAAGAGGCGCAAGATAAATTGCAAGGTTTGCTGCTAGCGCGTAGCGCACGTGAAGCTGCTTTAGCAAATGCTCGCACAGAACAGGATGCTTTATTGCATCAACTGCGCGAGGCTGATGAGGCCCGCATGCAGGTTGAGCGTGGCTTGCAACCAATGCGCGATAAGGTGGTTGATTTGCAGTTGCGGGAACAGGCCGCACGCTTGAACTTCGAACAATTTGCAACTTTGTTATCAGATGCAGAGGCAGACCTGACTGCACTCGAGGCAAATTTCAGTCCAGACTTAAAAGTGGGCGCGCTTCAAACCGAAGTGAACCGTTTGAATGCTGAAATCCAATCCTTGGGCCCGGTGAACATGGCGGCTCTTGATGAGCTATCCAGCTCAAGAGAGCGTAAGCAGTTCTTGGATGCGCAATCTGCCGACTTGAATGAGGCCATGCAGACTCTGACTGATGCGATTGCGAAGATTGATGCTGAAACCCGTGATTTATTACAGGGTACTTTTGATCAAGTTAACGGTCACTTTGGCAAACTCTTCCCAGAATTGTTTGGTGGTGGTCACGCTGAGTTAGTAATGACAGGTGAAGAGATTTTAGATGCCGGCGTTCAAGTGATGGCTCAACCTCCTGGTAAGAAAAATAGCTCTATTTACCTTTTGTCAGGCGGCGAAAAAGCTTTGACTGCGATTGCCCTTGTATTCTCACTATTCCTTTTGAATCCGGCCCCATTCTGCTTGCTCGATGAGGTGGATGCACCATTGGATGATGCAAATACCTTGCGCTATGCTCAGCTAGTCGCGAAAATGTCAGATAAGACACAGTTTTTGTTTATCTCACATAACAAGATCACTATGGAAATTGCCCATCAATTGATTGGTGTGACCATGCAAGAGCAGGGCGTATCCAGAATTGTGGCTGTAGATATCTCATCTGCCGTATCGATGGTGGAGGCCGCTTAA
- a CDS encoding cell division protein ZipA C-terminal FtsZ-binding domain-containing protein, whose protein sequence is MYVEQIMTMLGLSDLQFALAVIGLMILVLVAILNFKYARARRKAKEQFEFSDDRLGRDPGFADSDSGRIEPTFRVTSVANSTAPGKFSIDPRIDCVITLRFDEAIAGAEILEEISEWTDSQVQATARWICEGLNADQDAAEDWEELQPGSTYSELQLAIQLASRRGAIGVLELSDFCSRAQALADTLGSQIDMPSVNTMLESAKDLDVMAADSDIQLSINVLFDESCPWGNFDALMRQRGFKLARNGRQYEFYSNGTLIFNSADLDPNKPVSQFTLLLEVPLVAQGERAFERMLGEGVELAQASHGRLVDDNGINLSEAAVVSIRQHLDVLYANLEKSGIPAGSSTANRLFS, encoded by the coding sequence GTGTACGTAGAACAAATCATGACGATGTTGGGCCTGTCTGATTTGCAATTCGCATTGGCTGTAATTGGGCTAATGATTTTGGTGCTAGTTGCCATCCTCAATTTTAAATACGCACGTGCACGTCGTAAAGCTAAAGAGCAATTTGAATTTTCAGATGATCGCTTGGGTCGTGATCCTGGTTTTGCCGATTCTGATTCGGGCCGTATAGAGCCAACCTTTAGAGTCACCTCGGTCGCAAACTCCACCGCCCCAGGAAAATTTTCCATTGATCCCCGCATTGATTGTGTAATCACACTCCGCTTTGACGAAGCGATTGCTGGAGCAGAGATTTTAGAAGAGATCAGCGAGTGGACGGATTCGCAAGTGCAAGCTACCGCAAGATGGATATGCGAAGGCTTAAATGCAGATCAGGATGCTGCAGAGGATTGGGAAGAACTTCAGCCGGGGTCTACTTATTCAGAGTTACAGCTAGCGATTCAGTTGGCGAGTCGCCGTGGGGCGATTGGCGTACTGGAGTTATCTGATTTCTGTTCACGCGCACAAGCGCTTGCCGATACTCTTGGGTCTCAAATTGATATGCCTAGCGTGAACACTATGCTAGAAAGCGCAAAGGACTTAGATGTGATGGCCGCTGATAGCGATATTCAGTTGAGTATTAATGTCTTATTCGATGAGTCATGCCCATGGGGTAACTTTGATGCTCTGATGCGTCAGCGTGGTTTCAAACTGGCTCGCAACGGCAGGCAATATGAATTCTATAGCAATGGAACGCTCATTTTTAATAGCGCTGATTTAGATCCAAATAAACCGGTATCGCAATTTACATTGTTACTTGAGGTTCCATTGGTTGCTCAAGGAGAGCGCGCTTTTGAAAGGATGCTGGGTGAGGGTGTTGAGCTTGCTCAGGCTTCACACGGTCGCTTGGTTGATGACAATGGTATTAATTTGAGTGAAGCCGCTGTCGTTAGTATTCGTCAGCATCTCGATGTCCTTTATGCCAATCTTGAGAAGTCTGGTATTCCTGCTGGATCTTCAACAGCTAATAGACTCTTTAGCTAG